A section of the Jaculus jaculus isolate mJacJac1 chromosome 6, mJacJac1.mat.Y.cur, whole genome shotgun sequence genome encodes:
- the Pmch gene encoding pro-MCH: protein MAKMSLSPYILILTFSLLSQGVLLSASKSIRNLEDDMVFNTFRMGKAFQKEDSAERSAAAPSLEQYKNDESSFLNDEESKNSKNTGSKHTFINHGLPLNLPIKPYLALKGPVAFPAENGVQNTEATQEKRQIGDEENSAKFPIGRRDFDMLRCMLGRVYRPCWQV, encoded by the exons ATGGCAAAAATGAGTCTCTCTCCCTACATATTAATACTGactttttctctgctttctcaaGGTGTTCTACTTTCAGCTTCCAAGTCCATAAGGAACTTAGAAGATGACATGGTGTTTAACACATTCAGGATGGGGAAAGCCTTTCAGAAGGAAGATTCTGCAGAAAGATCAGCTGCTGCTCCTTCTCTGGAACAATACAAAAATGATGAGAGTAGTTTCTTGAATGACGAGGAAAGCAAAAATTCAAAG AACACAGGCTCGAAACACACCTTCATAAACCATGGCTTGCCGCTGAATCTGCCCATTAAACCTTATCTGGCACTGAAAGGACCAGTAGCTTTTCCAGCTGAGAATGGAGTTCAGAATACTGAAGCAACacaagaaaagagacagattgGGGATGAAGAAAACTCAGCTAAATTTCCCATAGGAAGGAGAGATTTTGACA tGCTCAGGTGTATGCTGGGAAGAGTCTACAGACCTTGTTGGCAAGTCTGA